The DNA segment AATTGATTTTTCCAAGATATATTACTTATGATTAGTTCTAGATCCTTAATATACCTAAAATAGGTATTAGAAACCCTTAACTCGTCTTCGCTAGTAAATCTTATAGACGAATTCTTCTGATGAATCCTGTATCTAGTTAACCTTTCTCCGGTATGATACAGCTTTCCACATTCTGCAGAAAAGGCTGGTATAAAAAATTCAACAGATATTTCTATTCTTTTTAACAAATCTAGTTTATCACCTATACATTCCCGTCTCGTAGCCATTAGACTCGTTGTAGCAATTGCTCCATAATATTTTAGTAAAAAGTGTTTAGAGCGTTTATCAAATGGGTCAATTATTATATTCTCGTGCGGAGTTATCTTTTCTAAAAACCTTACAATGTCTTTAATCCTTGGATCGTCTACTTCATACAAGTAGTCTCGTGTATCGTGAAAATAGGATACGTCTTTATGTGAAGTAAAAACCTCATACACTCTAGCTAATTTTTCTGGCTTAAATTCGTCATCGTCTTCTAAAAAGGCCAGAATATCACCAGATGACTCTTCAACCCCTATAGCTAATCGTTCACCGTATAAGGGTGTATCATACACTATATTTTTATATCCTAGTTTATTTATAATGTCGTCAATGGTCATATCTTCAAAATTTTTTACCACGATAACCTCGTACAAATTTTTATCTAAAGTCTGATTAGCCACACTCTTCACTGCTTTCAAAAGAAAGTTTCTCCTATTATACGCTATAATGATAACACTAATCAGCATCAATAACAATAGAATTCAAACATTTAAATTTTTATAGGTATCTAAAGTTTAACACTTATGAAAATCTCGTTTGTGCTAATTTTCACCAGTATAGCTGGAGGAGTAAGATACATATTTGAAGTTGCTAATGGTTTAAAAGACAGAGGTTATGACGTTAAAATCCTATCGTTATATGGAGATCATAGTTGGTTTAAGAATCTAAAAGTTGAGGTCATATACAAAGAACCTATGAAAAATAAGTTAAATTATACCTTATATAATCTTTATAAAATATATAATCTTATAAAACGTAGGAAAGCTAGCACCAAAATTAATGATTCGCTTTTATTATTCAGCTCCCTTCTTGGAGTAAAACCTGATATAATTACAGAATTAGCTGAATTCATTCAGAATTTCGATTCTGACATTACTATAGCTACTTACTATTTAACAGCGTTCTCCGTTTGGTTTTCTCAAAAGCC comes from the Acidianus infernus genome and includes:
- a CDS encoding glycosyltransferase family 2 protein, with the protein product MLISVIIIAYNRRNFLLKAVKSVANQTLDKNLYEVIVVKNFEDMTIDDIINKLGYKNIVYDTPLYGERLAIGVEESSGDILAFLEDDDEFKPEKLARVYEVFTSHKDVSYFHDTRDYLYEVDDPRIKDIVRFLEKITPHENIIIDPFDKRSKHFLLKYYGAIATTSLMATRRECIGDKLDLLKRIEISVEFFIPAFSAECGKLYHTGERLTRYRIHQKNSSIRFTSEDELRVSNTYFRYIKDLELIISNISWKNQLRDVLKMLLLNNKIALYNSPKEIKEKLGYKQNVFGAIKDLSEWLLITHDLHGYFNLLLHTGYNSIPSKRVKMFIRKLVKGHD